A single window of Anomaloglossus baeobatrachus isolate aAnoBae1 chromosome 5, aAnoBae1.hap1, whole genome shotgun sequence DNA harbors:
- the LOC142311248 gene encoding uncharacterized protein LOC142311248 — MPVCIVNGCPSGGRQKEHGVIVHVFPKDKNMIRAWLIQTGQDFGDLEEFVNKVYEGKKTDSYRLCSKHFAPECYTHLDGWRKILRKDAVPTIFHHPSFPASSLGPNGKIPARKRRKVDRDGHLAPLGFCEHCGQQSLRIPKAVSVGVNTESVIIKWDRSTQTDPKMNTRSVAVEHKIKTYRKKTQCNLPFSRKKIKLKANDGKTPNASIVSNAKTHAQGGNVAPPHDSRSATRQSKTTPSPPVEKGISLQDPVVEKSPSIGSPQSYSSQKELKPTCKASDFLEASTLAEINDAHQKPDISVDPDGMNGTFMTERKYIVSESCLDTLINMVSCKWPGPCGKPIIKIFKKRVGTFVSVYVTCADNHRTHLWESQPKKGSMPVGNLALSASILFSGSTFRQVHNLFYFMGLECIRKSTYHKYQRKYIFPTVQHYWKKDQAKNLSVLGNSSICIVGDGQCDAPGRNARYCLYTLMDASTKKILNFQIEQMRPGITSAHLEKEAFQKALEKLQKKNICIKIVCTDKCAGIRKLIKNDCTSVVHQFDVWHVARSIGAKVLSASKKKYCADLSAWVSAVRDHLWWSASTCDNNPELLLEKWNSLINHTTNEHSWSGNKLYHRCEHDAIEQPHRRRIWLHWGSAAHNSLRAIVLNPGLQNDLKRLFTYCHPGDIEMFHSAISKYRPKKGDFIKDSVKARIRLAGLHHNYSIHRVQHVVRKTTIRSAARRRLGVCSKDRKQQFMCAVYEPSNQGFLLEMMKDVLELADGKRSVGCT, encoded by the coding sequence ATGCCGGTTTGTATTGTGAATGGATGTCCATCAGGCGGTCGCCAAAAAGAGCATGGAGTCATCGTTCATGTTTTTCCAAAAGACAAGAACATGATAAGGGCATGGCTGATTCAGACAGGTCAAGATTTTGGAGATCTGGAAGAGTTTGTAAATAAGGTTTATGAGGGTAAAAAAACTGACAGCTACAGACTATGCTCCAAACACTTTGCTCCTGAATGTTACACGCATTTGGATGGATGGCGGAAGATTTTGAGGAAGGATGCTGTCCCCACCATTTTTCATCATCCCAGTTTTCCAGCTAGTAGTTTAGGGCCCAATGGAAAAATTCCTGCTCGAAAGAGACGCAAAGTGGACAGAGATGGTCACCTGGCACCACTTGGTTTTTGTGAACATTGCGGGCAACAGTCACTGCGTATTCCGAAAGCTGTATCTGTTGGGGTTAACACCGAATCAGTTATTATAAAGTGGGACAGATCCACACAAACCGATCCAAAAATGAACACCAGGTCAGTTGCCGTAGAACATAAAATAAAGACTTATCGCAAGAAAACTCAGTGTAATTTGCCCTTTAGCAGGAAAAAAATCAAACTTAAAGCTAATGATGGAAAAACACCAAATGCCAGTATTGTTTCCAATGCAAAAACACATGCACAAGGTGGCAACGTGGCACCACCTCATGATTCTCGTTCAGCTACCCGCCAATCAAAGACTACACCCTCCCCTCCAGTAGAAAAAGGAATCAGTTTGCAGGATCCTGTTGTGGAAAAGAGCCCTAGCATTGGATCACCACAAAGTTACAGTTCTCAAAAAGAGCTTAAACCCACATGCAAAGCCTCAGATTTTTTAGAAGCTTCAACACTTGCTGAAATTAATGATGCCCACCAGAAACCGGACATCAGTGTGGATCCAGACGGTATGAATGGAACTTTCATGACAGAAAGAAAATATATTGTTTCTGAGTCATGTCTAGATACCTTAATCAACATGGTGTCCTGCAAGTGGCCTGGCCCCTGTGGAAAGCCTATCATCAAAATCTTTAAAAAAAGAGTGGGAACCTTTGTAAGTGTATATGTCACCTGTGCAGACAACCACCGTACACATTTatgggaaagccaacccaaaaaaggCAGCATGCCTGTAGGAAACCTCGCTCTTTCAGCATCAATTTTATTTAGTGGTTCCACCTTTAGGCAGGTTCATAATTTGTTCTACTTTATGGGCCTTGAATGCATTAGAAAGTCCACCTACCACAAGTATCAAAGAAAATATATATTCCCAACAGTACAACACTATTGGAAGAAGGACCAAGCCAAAAATCTGTCAGTTTTGGGCAACTCTTCTATATGTATAGTTGGCGATGGACAATGTGATGCCCCAGGCCGCAATGCCAGATATTGTCTGTACACCCTAATGGATGCATCCACTAAGAAAATCCTTAACTTTCAGATTGAGCAGATGCGGCCAGGCATCACCTCTGCCCATTTGGAGAAAGAGGCATTTCAGAAAGCCTTGGAGAAACTTCAGAAAAAAAATATCTGCATCAAAATTGTATGTACTGACAAATGTGCTGGCATTAGAAAGCTGATCAAAAATGATTGTACCAGTGTAGTCCACCAGTTTGATGTGTGGCATGTGGCCAGATCCATAGGGGCAAAGGTTCTTTCTGCGAGCAAAAAAAAATACTGTGCTGACCTAAGTGCATGGGTGAGTGCTGTTCGAGATCACCTGTGGTGGTCTGCTAGCACATGCGATAACAATCCAGAACTTCTTCTCGAAAAGTGGAACTCTCTCATAAACCATACCACAAATGAGCATTCTTGGTCTGGCAACAAATTATACCACCGTTGTGAGCACGATGCTATCGAACAACCACATCGGCGGAGGATATGGCTTCACTGGGGAAGTGCTGCCCACAACTCACTTCGAGCAATTGTGCTAAATCCAGGCTTGCAGAATGACCTAAAACGCCTCTTCACCTATTGTCACCCAGGAGACATCGAAATGTTCCACAGCGCAATTTCAAAGTACCGTCCAAAGAAAGGCGACTTCATCAAAGACAGTGTGAAGGCTAGGATTCGATTAGCAGGTCTACATCACAATTATAGCATTCACAGAGTCCAGCATGTAGTCAGAAAAACCACCATAAGATCTGCTGCACGAAGGCGTCTGGGTGTTTGCAGCAAAGATAGAAAACAGCAGTTCATGTGTGCGGTTTATGAGCCAAGTAACCAAGGTTTTCTATTGGAAATGATGAAGGATGTTCTGGAATTAGCAGATGGAAAGAGAAGCGTTGGGTGTACATGA